The following are encoded together in the Kribbella sp. CA-293567 genome:
- a CDS encoding glycoside hydrolase family 71/99-like protein, giving the protein MPLSRRTFIAASAATAAAGTTVGTALTSSATTATPVASPPGDVVGKITVGYQGWFACAGDGAPINGWWHWSSNWGQPPSPGNNALGSWPDVRDYTATYQTAYSNLGNGQPAKLFSSYDQQTVDTHFQWMQQHGCDTAALQRFNPTGGEGPTRDAMAVKVRQAAEQYGRKFYIMYDATDWQNMQSEMKTDWINKMRAYTSSPMYAKQNGKPVVCIWGFGFNEPNKTWPASVCLDVVNWFKGQGCYVIGGVPTHWRRGVEDSRAGYLDVYHAFNMLSPWMVGRIQDVAGADHYYANVNQQDQADCNAHGIDYQPCVIPGDLQSGHRRHGDLMWRQFYNLTRVGVQGMYISMFDEYNEGNQIGKTAETPAWIPNGSGIRALDEDGTPCSSDYYLRLTNDGGRMFKGQLPLTANRPTQPMPNQGSGGVIFYQHIDYGGAAGQTLAKGNYTRAQLAAAGVQDNWASSVKIPAGWSVTIYAEDNFTGQSWTRTADTANFVALSPNANDQLTSCRIQ; this is encoded by the coding sequence ATGCCTTTGTCACGCCGTACTTTCATCGCTGCCTCCGCGGCGACCGCAGCAGCCGGCACCACCGTCGGCACTGCTCTGACCAGCTCCGCCACCACCGCTACGCCCGTTGCCAGTCCGCCTGGTGACGTGGTCGGCAAGATCACCGTCGGCTACCAGGGCTGGTTCGCCTGCGCCGGTGACGGTGCCCCGATCAACGGCTGGTGGCACTGGAGCAGCAACTGGGGCCAGCCGCCGTCACCCGGCAACAACGCGCTCGGCAGCTGGCCGGACGTCCGCGACTACACGGCCACCTACCAGACGGCGTACTCGAACCTCGGGAACGGCCAGCCGGCCAAGCTCTTCTCGTCGTACGACCAGCAGACCGTCGACACGCACTTCCAGTGGATGCAGCAGCACGGCTGCGACACGGCCGCTCTGCAGCGGTTCAACCCGACCGGCGGCGAAGGCCCCACCCGCGACGCGATGGCGGTGAAGGTGCGCCAGGCCGCCGAGCAGTACGGGCGCAAGTTCTACATCATGTACGACGCCACCGACTGGCAGAACATGCAGTCGGAGATGAAGACCGACTGGATCAACAAGATGCGGGCGTACACCAGCTCCCCGATGTACGCGAAGCAGAACGGCAAACCGGTGGTCTGCATCTGGGGCTTCGGTTTCAACGAACCCAACAAGACCTGGCCGGCCTCGGTCTGCCTGGACGTCGTGAACTGGTTCAAGGGCCAGGGCTGCTACGTGATCGGCGGCGTACCGACGCACTGGCGGCGCGGGGTGGAGGACTCCCGAGCGGGCTACCTCGACGTGTACCACGCGTTCAACATGCTCTCGCCGTGGATGGTCGGGCGGATCCAGGACGTGGCCGGCGCGGATCACTACTACGCCAACGTGAACCAGCAGGACCAGGCCGACTGCAACGCGCACGGGATCGACTATCAGCCGTGTGTGATCCCCGGTGACCTGCAGTCCGGGCATCGCCGGCACGGTGACCTGATGTGGCGGCAGTTCTACAACCTCACCCGGGTCGGTGTGCAGGGCATGTACATCTCGATGTTCGACGAGTACAACGAGGGCAACCAGATCGGCAAGACGGCCGAGACGCCGGCCTGGATCCCCAACGGGTCAGGGATCCGCGCCCTCGACGAGGACGGTACGCCGTGCTCGTCGGACTACTATCTGCGGCTCACCAACGATGGTGGGCGGATGTTCAAGGGACAGCTCCCACTGACCGCGAACCGGCCGACCCAGCCGATGCCGAACCAGGGCTCCGGCGGGGTGATCTTCTACCAGCACATCGACTACGGCGGCGCCGCCGGGCAGACGCTTGCCAAGGGCAACTACACGCGGGCGCAGCTGGCCGCGGCCGGCGTACAGGACAACTGGGCTTCGTCGGTGAAGATCCCGGCCGGCTGGTCGGTCACCATCTACGCCGAGGACAACTTCACCGGGCAGTCGTGGACCCGGACGGCCGACACGGCGAACTTCGTTGCCCTGTCCCCCAACGCGAACGACCAGCTGACCTCCTGCCGGATCCAGTAA
- a CDS encoding sugar ABC transporter ATP-binding protein has translation MTEYEVPAGGEELFRMTGIVKEFPGVRALDGVDLDIRRGEVHCLLGQNGAGKSTLIRVLTGAHKPDAGTIRVNGSLVSLNTPADSMRLGIAAIYQELDLVPDLTVAENIFLGHEPARYGLTRRHEANTKARELLEGLGHGEIPPGRTVGLLSAAGQQVVSMARALSREARLIVMDEPSAVLDSEEVDNLFRVIRDLTSQGVAIVYISHRLEEIREIGDRVTVLKDGATVATGLDARDTPTAELIRLMTGRSIEYVFPPRVEPDGTAPVVLEVENLSRPREFADISFSVRAGEIVGLTGLVGSGRSEVLETVYGARRAATGAVRVDGKLLRPGQVQQAVKAGIGLAPEERKSQALLLDEAVYKNITVSSMGRFASGGFLNAQAERKAAEELTKALDVRPAGVEHPVRNLSGGNQQKVVLARWLLRECRVLLLDEPTRGVDVGARSEIYALVRKLAASGVAIVLVSSEVEEVLGLADRVVVMREGRAVHTGPAQDIDEHQVLDLVMEGSAV, from the coding sequence ATGACGGAGTACGAGGTGCCGGCCGGCGGCGAGGAGCTGTTCCGGATGACCGGCATCGTGAAGGAGTTCCCCGGCGTCCGGGCCCTGGACGGCGTCGACCTGGACATCCGGCGAGGCGAGGTGCACTGCCTGCTCGGCCAGAACGGCGCCGGCAAGTCGACGCTGATCCGCGTGCTCACTGGCGCGCACAAGCCCGACGCCGGCACCATCCGGGTGAACGGCAGCCTGGTCTCGCTCAACACCCCGGCGGACTCGATGCGGCTCGGCATCGCCGCCATCTACCAGGAACTGGACCTGGTTCCCGACCTGACCGTGGCCGAGAACATCTTTCTCGGCCACGAGCCGGCCCGCTACGGCCTGACCCGCCGGCACGAGGCGAACACCAAGGCGCGCGAACTGCTCGAAGGCCTCGGCCACGGCGAGATCCCACCGGGCCGGACCGTCGGGCTGCTGTCCGCGGCCGGCCAGCAGGTGGTGAGCATGGCCAGAGCCCTGTCGCGGGAGGCCCGGCTGATCGTGATGGACGAGCCCTCCGCGGTGCTCGACTCCGAAGAGGTCGACAACCTGTTCCGGGTGATCCGCGACCTCACCTCCCAAGGTGTCGCGATCGTCTACATCTCCCACCGGCTGGAGGAGATCCGCGAGATCGGCGACCGGGTCACCGTGCTCAAGGACGGCGCCACCGTGGCCACCGGCCTCGACGCCCGGGACACCCCGACCGCCGAACTGATCCGGCTGATGACCGGCCGCTCGATCGAGTACGTCTTCCCGCCGCGGGTCGAGCCGGACGGCACCGCGCCGGTGGTGCTCGAGGTCGAGAACCTGTCCCGGCCGCGGGAGTTCGCCGACATCAGCTTCAGCGTCCGGGCCGGCGAGATCGTCGGACTGACCGGTCTGGTCGGGTCGGGGCGGTCCGAAGTACTGGAGACCGTGTACGGCGCGCGCAGAGCGGCGACCGGGGCCGTCCGGGTGGACGGCAAGTTGCTCCGTCCCGGCCAGGTCCAGCAGGCCGTCAAGGCCGGGATCGGGCTGGCCCCGGAGGAGCGCAAGAGCCAGGCGCTGCTGCTGGACGAGGCCGTCTACAAGAACATCACCGTGTCGAGCATGGGCCGCTTCGCCAGCGGAGGATTCCTCAACGCCCAGGCCGAGCGGAAGGCCGCGGAGGAGCTGACCAAGGCGCTCGACGTGCGCCCGGCGGGAGTGGAGCATCCGGTCCGCAACCTGTCCGGTGGCAACCAGCAGAAGGTCGTACTGGCGCGCTGGCTGTTGCGGGAGTGCCGGGTACTGCTGCTGGACGAGCCGACCCGGGGCGTGGACGTCGGCGCGCGGTCCGAGATCTACGCGCTGGTCCGGAAACTGGCCGCCAGTGGTGTCGCGATCGTGCTGGTCTCCAGCGAGGTCGAGGAAGTGCTCGGTCTGGCCGACCGGGTCGTGGTGATGCGGGAGGGGCGGGCCGTGCACACGGGACCCGCGCAGGACATCGACGAACACCAGGTGCTCGACCTGGTG
- a CDS encoding ROK family transcriptional regulator yields MTLSEGSRPGSGMVAADHVSLRRNNLSVVLRHVREAGSRSRARIAAETGLNKATVSSLVAELVDRGLLREGQAEAGALGRPGQLVELDGSGICGVGAEINVDYLAVTALDLGGETVTERRVPLDVAHLAPATTLDQLAELIRESVAAVLARGGQVAGVTLAVPGLVQSVTGLLKLAPNLGWAEVPVVEEMRERLGSPAYPVRVDNEANLAALAAYSEMKAAADPDAERVQDIVLLTGAVGVGGGMVTDGHLLRGGRGFSGEVGHMPVAPAGGICGCGRTGCWETVVGLTALLNKATDPDDPVRDPSLDVEQRLAEITRRAEAGGTRTLRALADVGAWLGIGGAVLVNILNPDVLVLGGYFAVLGPWLKEPLENAIRDRVIAPEGGGCRVVQSELGFTAAVRGGAQISLDQVFLDPTLVGRDAAGVAQ; encoded by the coding sequence ATGACGCTGTCCGAAGGCAGCCGGCCGGGCAGCGGAATGGTCGCTGCCGATCACGTCTCGCTCCGGCGCAACAACCTGTCCGTCGTCCTGCGGCACGTGCGCGAAGCGGGTTCCCGCTCCCGCGCCCGGATCGCCGCGGAGACCGGTCTCAACAAGGCCACCGTCAGCAGTCTGGTGGCCGAGCTGGTGGATCGTGGGCTGCTTCGCGAAGGCCAGGCCGAAGCCGGCGCGCTCGGCCGCCCCGGGCAGCTCGTCGAGCTCGACGGCAGCGGCATCTGCGGGGTCGGCGCCGAGATCAACGTCGACTACCTCGCCGTCACGGCCCTCGACCTCGGCGGCGAGACCGTCACCGAACGCCGCGTTCCCCTCGACGTCGCCCATCTCGCCCCTGCCACGACGCTGGACCAGCTCGCCGAGCTGATCCGCGAATCGGTGGCGGCAGTGCTGGCCCGTGGCGGCCAGGTCGCCGGCGTCACGCTGGCCGTGCCCGGCCTGGTCCAGAGCGTTACCGGCCTGCTCAAGCTCGCGCCGAACCTGGGCTGGGCGGAAGTGCCCGTGGTCGAGGAGATGCGCGAGCGGCTCGGCAGCCCGGCGTACCCGGTGCGGGTGGACAACGAGGCGAACCTCGCGGCGCTCGCGGCGTACTCCGAGATGAAGGCCGCGGCCGACCCGGACGCCGAACGGGTCCAGGACATCGTGCTGCTGACCGGCGCCGTAGGTGTCGGTGGCGGCATGGTCACCGATGGGCACCTGCTGCGCGGCGGACGCGGGTTCAGCGGCGAGGTCGGGCACATGCCCGTCGCCCCCGCCGGCGGGATCTGCGGCTGTGGCCGGACCGGCTGCTGGGAGACCGTCGTCGGCCTGACCGCCCTGCTGAACAAGGCGACCGACCCGGACGACCCGGTGCGCGATCCGTCGCTGGACGTCGAGCAGCGGCTGGCCGAGATCACTCGGCGCGCGGAGGCGGGTGGCACCAGGACACTGCGGGCGCTGGCCGACGTCGGCGCCTGGCTAGGCATCGGCGGAGCGGTCCTGGTGAACATCCTGAACCCGGACGTACTGGTGCTGGGCGGCTACTTCGCCGTTCTCGGACCGTGGCTGAAAGAGCCGCTGGAGAACGCGATCCGTGATCGCGTGATCGCGCCCGAAGGCGGCGGCTGCCGGGTCGTCCAGTCCGAACTCGGCTTCACCGCCGCCGTTCGCGGCGGCGCACAGATCTCACTGGATCAGGTTTTCCTCGACCCGACACTGGTCGGTCGCGACGCGGCGGGAGTAGCGCAATGA